The Tursiops truncatus isolate mTurTru1 chromosome 6, mTurTru1.mat.Y, whole genome shotgun sequence genome includes a window with the following:
- the ZNF169 gene encoding zinc finger protein 169 encodes MLTGADISESGTVICEKYRLGLSTKSSLFSLQKLHVCPECGRSFYQRSDLIKHQRTHTGEKPYSCRECGRGFGRKSSLTIHQRKHSGEKPYVCRECGRHFRYTSSLTNHKRIHSGERPFVCQECGRGFRQKIALILHQRTHLEEKPFVCPECGRGFCQKASLLQHRSSHSAERPFLCLECGRGFRQQSLLLSHQVTHSGEKPYVCAECGHSFRQKVTLIRHQRTHTGEKPYMCSECGRGFSQKVSLMGHQRTHTGEKPYVCPECGRGFGQKVTLIRHQRTHTGEKPYLCSECGRTFGFKSLLTRHQRTHSGEEADVYGVCEQRLGQKTHLTSDQRTYSGEKPCVCDECGRGFGFKSALIRHQRTHSGEKPYVCRECGRGFSQKSHLHRHKRTKSGHHLLPQELFS; translated from the coding sequence ATGTTGACAGGGGCAGACATCTCAGAATCTGGAACAGTCATATGTGAAAAATACAGACTAGGACTTAGCACAAAGTCAAGCCTCTTTAGCCTCCAGAAGCTTCATGTGTGCCCTGAATGTGGCAGAAGCTTCTACCAGAGGTCAGACCTCATCAAGCACCAGAGGACACACACGGGGGAGAAGCCCTATAGTTGTAGGGAGTGTGGGCGAGGCTTTGGCCGGAAGTCCTCCCTCACCATACACCAGAGGAAACACTCAGGGGAGAAGCCCTACGTGTGTAGGGAGTGTGGGCGACACTTCAGGTATACATCCTCCCTAACTAACCATAAGAGGATACACTCTGGGGAGAGACCCTTTGTATGTCAGGAGTGTGGGCGAGGCTTTCGCCAGAAGATTGCCCTCATCCTGCACCAGAGGACACACTTGGAGGAGAAGCCTTTTGTGTGTCCAGAGTGTGGAAGAGGCTTTTGCCAGAAGGCATCACTCCTCCAACACCGTAGCTCACATTCGGCTGAGAGGCCCTTCTTGTGCCTTGAGTGTGGGCGTGGCTTCAGGCAGCAGTCGCTGCTCCTCAGTCATCAGGTCACACACTCAGGGGAGAAGCCTTATGTTTGTGCCGAGTGTGGGCACAGCTTTCGCCAAAAGGTCACTCTCATCAGACACCAGAGAacacacacaggggagaagccTTACATGTGCTCTGAGTGTGGGCGTGGCTTTAGCCAGAAAGTCTCCCTCATGGGCCACCAGCGGACACACACGGGTGAGAAGCCTTATGTGTGCCCTGAGTGTGGGCGTGGTTTTGGTCAGAAGGTCACCCTCATCAGACACCAGAGGACGCATACTGGGGAGAAGCCTTATCTGTGCTCTGAGTGTGGACGTACCTTTGGCTTCAAGTCactcctcaccagacaccagaggACACATTCAGGGGAGGAGGCTGATGTGTACGGAGTATGTGAGCAAAGACTTGGTCAGAAGACCCACCTCACCTCTGACCAGAGGACATACTCAGGAGAAAAGCcgtgtgtgtgtgatgagtgTGGACGTGGCTTTGGCTTCAAGTCAGCCCTCATCAGACATCAGCGGACCCATTCAGGAGAGAAGCCATATGTGTGCAGGGAGTGCGGTCGTGGCTTTAGCCAGAAGTCTCACCTCCACAGACATAAGAGGACCAAGTCTGGCCATCACCTCCTGCCACAAGAGCTGTTCTCTTGa